Proteins from a single region of Hydra vulgaris chromosome 12, alternate assembly HydraT2T_AEP:
- the LOC136088451 gene encoding uncharacterized protein LOC136088451 isoform X2 — protein MIDGKAHTALSDVTDSSQCCSLCGVSPKEMNDIDKALLKVQKKKQSWLKRHPMLIMIEMILVIVNIWKHRKLEKENILSPMKVKLMMMKLNFFRESLIKGNTNTCGITKPTPPENLRAIQSSSLMSQVKIKENASKYLNNAQSNPTDGQPGVLQPDVLSSQSKTIVETPAHVLSSFNSSVLLERLITTLEEIKENPRIHSAML, from the exons aTGATTGATGGGAAAGCCCATACTGCATTATCAGATGTAACAGACTCATCACAGTGCTGCTCTCTATGTGGTGTTAGTCCTAAAGAAATGAATGATATTGACAAg gCACTCTTAAAAgtgcaaaagaaaaaacaaagctgGCTGAAGAGACATCCAATGTTGATTATGATAGAGATGATTCTGGTGATTGTAAATATATGGAAACACAGAAAATTAG aaaaagaaaacattctttcACCTATGAAAGTGaagttgatgatgatgaagttAAACTTTTTTCGAGAAAGCCTAATAAAAGG AAATACAAACACCTGTGGTATTACAAAACCAACACCACCTGAAAACTTGAGGGCAATACAGTCAAGCTCACTTATGTCTCAAGTTAAAATTAAGGAAAATGCATCTAAATACCTAAACAATGCACAATCCAATCCAACTGATGGCCAGCCTGGTGTATTACAACCTGATGTCTTGTCAAGTCAATCAAAAACTATTGTAGAAACACCAGCTCATGTATTAAGTTCGTTCAACTCAT cTGTTCTTTTGGAGAGGTTGATAACAACCCTTGAAGAGATAAAAGAAAATCCAAGGATTCATTCTGCAATGTTGTAA